The Pelobates fuscus isolate aPelFus1 chromosome 2, aPelFus1.pri, whole genome shotgun sequence genome has a segment encoding these proteins:
- the HMGN3 gene encoding high mobility group nucleosome-binding domain-containing protein 3 isoform X2 translates to MPKRKSPEGAEAKDAGKVTKQEPTRRSARLSSKPAPPKPEAKPKKTAAKKEPAAKANKGGKGKKEEKQEAGKEGTTTPSENGETRADEAQKTEEDKE, encoded by the exons ATGCCTAAAAGAAAG TCTCCAGAAGGTGCAGAAGCCAAGGACGCAGGAAAGGTAACTAAACAAGAG CCTACAAGAAGATCGGCACGATTGTCTTCG AAACCTGCTCCTCCTAAACCTGAAGCAAAACCCAAAAAAACAGCTGCCAAG AAGGAACCAGCGGCAAAGGCAAACAAAGGTGGTAAAGGGAAGAAGGAAGAAAAACAAGAAGCTGGAAAGGAAGGTACTACTACACCATCTGAAAATGGTGAAACTAGAGCTGATGAG GCACAGAAAACTGAAGAAGACAAAGAGTGA
- the HMGN3 gene encoding high mobility group nucleosome-binding domain-containing protein 3 isoform X1, whose protein sequence is MPKRKSPEGAEAKDAGKVTKQEPTRRSARLSSKPAPPKPEAKPKKTAAKKEPAAKANKGGKGKKEEKQEAGKEGTTTPSENGETRADEIHISRSTVNVSTSRGALPSTLSIKGQIETVKVKGTEN, encoded by the exons ATGCCTAAAAGAAAG TCTCCAGAAGGTGCAGAAGCCAAGGACGCAGGAAAGGTAACTAAACAAGAG CCTACAAGAAGATCGGCACGATTGTCTTCG AAACCTGCTCCTCCTAAACCTGAAGCAAAACCCAAAAAAACAGCTGCCAAG AAGGAACCAGCGGCAAAGGCAAACAAAGGTGGTAAAGGGAAGAAGGAAGAAAAACAAGAAGCTGGAAAGGAAGGTACTACTACACCATCTGAAAATGGTGAAACTAGAGCTGATGAG ATTCACATCTCTCGCTCAACTGTTAATGTTTCAACATCCAGAGGTGCCCTGCCCAGCACACTGTCAATAAAAGGGCAGattgaaactgtgaaagttaAGG GCACAGAAAACTGA